TATAGATTTCATGCACTCTGTAAAGGGGACGACCGCAACGATCTCGATAAATACCGGAAAGGGAAACGAGCACCTGAACGTGACGATCCCCCCAGGGGTAAACACCGGTTCGAAGGTAAGGCTGAAGGGAAAGGGCCATCCAGGGGCAAACGACGGCCCCCCGGGCGACCTGTTCATCATCACGAAGATAAATTCGCATTCATACTTCAGGAGGGAGGGAGACGACATATACGTGGACGTCCCCGTAACCATAACGGAGGCGGCGCTGGGAGCTCAGGTCACGATCCCCACGGTGGACGGCCCAACGAGGCTCACCATACCCCAGGGCACGCAGGGCGGCCAAAAGTTGAGGCTCAAGGGGAAGGGGGCGCCCCACCTCAAGGGCTCCGGCAGGGGAGATATGTACGCCGTGATCAAGATCGTTATCCCGAAGTCGATGTCGGACGGCGGCAAGCGCTTGCTCAAGGACTTCGCGGGCGAAAACCCGTACGACCCGAGGGCTGGGCTCGGCTGGTAGATAGTCAAGCTCGGCTTTCCATTAATTCATTTAAATAGAAGGACGCCGGGAAATCATGGTAAGTAACAAGAAAGAGGAAAAAGAGAGGAGAAACGGCGAAGAATCGGAAGCCGGTTTTACCGTAAGGGACAAGAGAAAGATCGGAAAGGAAGAGGAGCCGGAAGGCGCCCCCGACGCCCAAGATACAGCAAAGCATGAGGGGGAACCGGAAAAAAAAGCGGGGAGTTCTTCTCCCGATGAGAAGACGGCAAGGGGAGACGAGGAGCTTCCCCCCATAGATTTCATGTCATTTATCATGTCCCTGTCAACATCGGCCCTCATATACCTGGGGGAGATCCCGGATCCCGCCGACAACGAGCACAAAAAGATCGTTCCGCTGGCGAAGCAGATGATAGACCTGATTTCCCTCCTAAAGGAAAAGACAAAGGGGAACCTCTCGGCCGACGAAGATAAATATATGGAGAATATCCTCTTCGAGCTGAGGATGCTGTTCGTCAAGGCCGCCCCGAAGTAGGGGTAGGGCCAATTT
The DNA window shown above is from Candidatus Zymogenus saltonus and carries:
- a CDS encoding J domain-containing protein, which encodes MSKRDYYEVLGLGRGASTDEIKKAYRKLARKYHPDLNPGDPTAEEKFKEVSEAHEVLTNVEKRKMYDQFGHAGFNGGMGGGPGAGQGGFGKWTRYGGTGEDFRGFDFNIFTDGDGFGSFSDIFSELFGSGERRRTYTRRPRKGEDIHYTMNIDFMHSVKGTTATISINTGKGNEHLNVTIPPGVNTGSKVRLKGKGHPGANDGPPGDLFIITKINSHSYFRREGDDIYVDVPVTITEAALGAQVTIPTVDGPTRLTIPQGTQGGQKLRLKGKGAPHLKGSGRGDMYAVIKIVIPKSMSDGGKRLLKDFAGENPYDPRAGLGW
- a CDS encoding DUF1844 domain-containing protein, which encodes MSFIMSLSTSALIYLGEIPDPADNEHKKIVPLAKQMIDLISLLKEKTKGNLSADEDKYMENILFELRMLFVKAAPK